In the genome of Notamacropus eugenii isolate mMacEug1 chromosome 5, mMacEug1.pri_v2, whole genome shotgun sequence, one region contains:
- the LOC140508683 gene encoding olfactory receptor 52B4-like, translating into MAHLNHTSISHTIFILVGIPGLEDHHMWISIPFLISYITAIMGNSLLIYLIVTDRTLHEPMYLLLSMLAAADIVLSTTTIPKTLAIFWFNAREISLGGCITQLFFIHSTYVTESGLLLVMAFDRYIAICYPLRYNMILTSFVTGNIGLAVLLRSIGVIFPIIFLLTRLTFCRNNILPHTCCEHIGLAKYACGDIHANIWYGLFVLLSTVVLDIILITISYRLLLQAVFRIPSKNAHHKALNTCGSHVCVIALFYVPGIFTTLTQRYGHHIPSHIHILLTNLCLLAPPMLNPIIYGVRTKQIRDRFLYVFFPRQK; encoded by the coding sequence ATGGCCCATCTCAACCATACCAGTATTAGCCACACCATCTTCATCCTAGTAGGTATCCCTGGCCTAGAGGACCATCACATGTGGATTTCCATCCCCTTCCTGATATCCTACATCACTGCCATCATGGGGAACTCCCTCCTCATCTATCTCATTGTGACTGACAGAACCCTACACGAACCCATGTATCTCCTTCTGTCCATGCTGGCAGCTGCTGATATTGTTCTCTCCACCACCACTATTCCCAAAACATTGGCAATCTTTTGGTTTAATGCTAGGGAGATCTCCCTTGGTGGGTGCATTACACAACTGTTCTTTATTCATTCTACATATGTGACAGAGTCAGGGTTACTGTTAGTGATGGCTTTTGATCGCTACATTGCAATCTGCTACCCCCTGAGGTATAACATGATTCTCACCAGTTTCGTCACTGGAAACATTGGTTTGGCTGTCCTGTTAAGAAGCATTGGTGTCATTTTTCCTATCATATTCCTTTTGACTCGGCTGACTTTCTGCAGAAATAACATTCTTCCACACACATGCTGTGAGCACATTGGTTTGGCCAAGTACGCTTGTGGTGACATCCACGCAAATATCTGGTATGGACTATTTGTCCTTTTATCAACAGTAGTCTTAGAtattatcctcataacaatttcCTATAGGCTGCTTCTCCAAGCTGTCTTCCGTATCCCCTCCAAAAATGCTCATCACAAAGCTCTCAACACCTGTGGTTCCCATGTCTGTGTCATTGCTCTCTTCTATGTTCCAGGAATCTTCACAACTCTTACTCAACGTTATGGGCACCATATCCCATCTCATATCCATATCCTATTAACCAACTTGTGTCTTCTGGCCCCACCTATGCTAAATCCCATCATCTATGGAGTCAGGACAAAACAAATCAGAGACAGATTCCTATATGTGTTTTTTCCAAGGCAAAAATGA